From the Burkholderia sp. WP9 genome, the window GCGGTGTCGGCGAAATCTATTGTCACCCTGCCACACCGGGCGACGCTCCATTGACGCCCGGCATGCAGTCGTACCGTCACGCAGATGAACTCGACGCGCTGCTATCCCCGCGCGTGGCAGAGGCGATCGGTGCCGCGGGCGCGACGCGGGGCGGTTTTGTCGATTTGCTCGCAAGGCGCGTGCAATCGACATGAAATGGCTGCGTTGGATAGGATTGCCGCTCGGCATCGCGATACTCATCGCGCTCGTATTGCATGAAGGTGCGGGCGATGTCATGCGCGTCATCGCTAAAGCCGGATTCGGGCTGCTGTGGTTGCTGCCGCTACACGCATTGCCATTGTTGCTAGACGCCTACGCGTGGTATCTGTTGTTGGGCAAGCGGGCCTCGTTGCCGTTTCTCTGGTGGGTCGCGACCGTGCGCGAGGCGGTCAGCCGATTGCTGCCGGTCGCGAGCATTGGCGGCGAATTCGTCGGAATCGGCCTCGCACGCTGGTGCATCCGGGACGCGAGCGCGGTCAGTGCGTCGGTCGTCGTCGAGGTGCTGGTCACGATGGCCGTGCAATACGCGTTTGCCGCGCTTGGGCTCGTACTGATCGCCACATCCACGCATCAAGTCAGCGCGATAAAGACGATCGGGCTCGCCTTGGCGCTCTCACTGCCGCTCCCGGTCCTGACGGCCGTACTCCTACGTCGTGGCTGGCTATTTCACAGGATCGAGCGCTTCGCAGCGAGACTGTTGGGCCACGCGCACCCCTTGCTGCGCGATATCGACGGAAAGCGGCTCGATGCGGATATCGACGCACTGATGTCGCGCACGGGCCTGCTTCTGGGCGCTTTCCTCTGGCAATTCGCCGGCTACGTTGTGGGCGCGCTCGAAACATATTGGGCGCTGTCCATGCTGGGGCATCCGGTGTCGGTGAGCGGCGCGTTGGCAATCGAAGCTTTGACCCAAGCCGTGCGTCACGCGGCGTTCATGGTGCCGGCCGGTCTTGGTGTGCAGGAGGCAGCGGTCATGCTTCTCGCGCTGGTGGTCGGCGTGGATCGGGAGGCAGCGCTATCGCTGGCACTCGTCAAGCGGGCACGCGAGGTAACATTCGGCTGCATTGCGCTTGTTTCATGGCAGGCGGCGGAAATCGTGCGCGGGCGCGTGAGGTGAATCGGAGCCGATATCTTATCGGCTTCGATGTTCGTTGCGGTAAATCAAGCCGCGCCGGCGCCACAGTACACACACAATCAAGGTAGAAAAGCATAGATGACGCAAACGCCAGTTCAGCCCGCTCCTTCACGTGATATGGGCGCACGCTCCGTTCAAGGAGGCGTCCCTGCGGAATGTGTCCTATGCGACTCACCCGATCTGACGTATGCGTACGAGGGTGACATGTGCGAATCGCTGTGCTTTTCCAGCAATGAGCAAGCGCGAACAGCGCAGATCGAGGCTGCGCTGGCGGCTATTGTCGTGTGCAAAGACTGTGGTTTTGTTTGGGCAGTGCGCTAGGTTCGGCCACCGCCTGGTCGTTGCCATGCCGCCGATACGACTTTGCATGGCACATGCAGCCACTATTGCGAACTTTGTCTGAAACAGCGCGTTTTCGGAAACAATACTTTCCAGGCGCGACGGTTACCGATTCGAGAGGACATGGATAGACTGCGGCAGCCAATAGCAACACTGGCTGTCGCTCAAACCATTACGTCCCACGAGGCCGTTCAACATGAAGTCTACGTTCCAACATGGCGTGCTCAGCGCGTTCGTCGCACTTGCCGCCGCTATTCCCGCACTCGCGTTCGCACAATCGACCACGCCTCTTACGCGTGCTCAGGTAAGAGCAGAACTGGTTGAACTGGAACTGGCAGGGTGGCACCCCGGCGCGGGCAGCGACCCGCATTACCCGGACGACATCCTTGCCGCGGAAGCGGTAGTGGCTGCGCGTCATGCTGCCGGCCGCAAGGAAGCACAGGCCGGATATGGCGAAGATGATCAGGGTAAGTCGGAGTCCGGCGGACCCCGAAAATAAGTGCTTGTTGCGAGCTAGCGCGCAAGAACCGTGCTGTGCTTTCGGCAGCAACGACGCACGCCGGCGGCCTGTCTGCCGATGATTCACCCCTTCAAACCGTGTTGTTGCGCCGGTTGCAAAGGACTCTTCCGATTTCGCTGATACGCGAAGAAATTTGGATCACTTAACGTTTGGCATCGATCAATCGAATGGCTTCATGCGGTGGCGCGTGAAGGCGTTGCTGGTCGACAAAAAACGAAGGTATTCAAACCATTCAACGGAAGGGGATTAGCGGTGGTGATGAAACGAATCTGCGTGGCGATGTCCGCAATCACGCTTGCGACAGCCGCACATGCGCAAAGCAGCGTGACGCTTTACGGGAAGATTGAAGATGGTTTCAATTACACGACCAACGCGCGAGGGCATGACGCGTTCCAGATGCAAAGCGGGTATGACTACGGAAGCCGCTGGGGTCTGAAGGGAACCGAAGATCTCGGCGCTGGATATCACGCTGTGTTCCAGCTCGAAAGCGGCTTCGACGTGAACACCGGCAAGATGGGTCAAGGCGGCAGGGAGTTTGGCCGCCAGGCGTTCGTGGGCATTGCGTCGGACCAGTACGGCACGTTCACCGTGGGGCGGCAATACGATCCCAGCGTCGACATGTTTTCGCCGATGACAGCGAACGGTAACTGGACGGGATATCTCTTCGCGCACCCTTACGACAACGACAACACCGACTATTCGTTCCGCGTCAACAACTCGATCAAATACGTTACGCCGACCATTCACGGTTTCACAGCCGAAGGCATGTACGCATTCAGCAATCAGGCGGGCGGGTTTTCGAATAACCGGCTGTATGGTTTCGGTGCGCAGTACCAGAACGGCGGCCTGCAGATCGGAGCCTCGTATCTCAAGCTGAATAATGCGAGTTCCGCCGTGGTTGCGCCAGCCAATTCGTCCGGCGCGGTGACCAGCGACAATACTTTCAACGCCCGGTCACAGCAGAACATCGGCATCGGCGTCAACTACACGATCGGAAAGGCGCTCGTCGGTCTCGCGTATTCGCATGTCGATGTTTATGATCCGACGGCGAATGCGTACTTCACGGGCACCACGCAACCTCCTGGCGGCACATGGAACGCGTGGAAGTTCGATAACTTCGAAGTGAGCGGTCTGTATCACTTCACCCCCGCGCTATATCTCGGCGCATGCTACACGTACACACAGGCGCGGCTTTCGTCGACGGTCGGGCAATTCGATCCCAAGTGGCATCAACTTAGTCTGAAGCTCAATTACGATCTGTCGTCGCGGACGTCTGTGTTTGCCGAGGGGGCGTATCAGCATGCGGTCAGTGCGAATACCGGTACTGACTTCGACTTCGCCAATATTCCAGGCTCGGCCGACGTATCGTCTGGACGTAACCAGATGGTTTATCGCGTTGCCTTGTTGCACATGTTCTAA encodes:
- a CDS encoding DUF4148 domain-containing protein, which codes for MKSTFQHGVLSAFVALAAAIPALAFAQSTTPLTRAQVRAELVELELAGWHPGAGSDPHYPDDILAAEAVVAARHAAGRKEAQAGYGEDDQGKSESGGPRK
- a CDS encoding porin, whose protein sequence is MKRICVAMSAITLATAAHAQSSVTLYGKIEDGFNYTTNARGHDAFQMQSGYDYGSRWGLKGTEDLGAGYHAVFQLESGFDVNTGKMGQGGREFGRQAFVGIASDQYGTFTVGRQYDPSVDMFSPMTANGNWTGYLFAHPYDNDNTDYSFRVNNSIKYVTPTIHGFTAEGMYAFSNQAGGFSNNRLYGFGAQYQNGGLQIGASYLKLNNASSAVVAPANSSGAVTSDNTFNARSQQNIGIGVNYTIGKALVGLAYSHVDVYDPTANAYFTGTTQPPGGTWNAWKFDNFEVSGLYHFTPALYLGACYTYTQARLSSTVGQFDPKWHQLSLKLNYDLSSRTSVFAEGAYQHAVSANTGTDFDFANIPGSADVSSGRNQMVYRVALLHMF
- a CDS encoding lysylphosphatidylglycerol synthase domain-containing protein, which encodes MKWLRWIGLPLGIAILIALVLHEGAGDVMRVIAKAGFGLLWLLPLHALPLLLDAYAWYLLLGKRASLPFLWWVATVREAVSRLLPVASIGGEFVGIGLARWCIRDASAVSASVVVEVLVTMAVQYAFAALGLVLIATSTHQVSAIKTIGLALALSLPLPVLTAVLLRRGWLFHRIERFAARLLGHAHPLLRDIDGKRLDADIDALMSRTGLLLGAFLWQFAGYVVGALETYWALSMLGHPVSVSGALAIEALTQAVRHAAFMVPAGLGVQEAAVMLLALVVGVDREAALSLALVKRAREVTFGCIALVSWQAAEIVRGRVR